The Changchengzhania lutea genomic sequence AATCACCCATTATTTGGGACGTCATTATTATTTCAACCTATTTAGTTATAAGTTTGTTATTACTCTACCTTTCTTTACTTCCTGATATTGCGCTTTGCCGTGATAGGCTTATAGCCATACCTAAGTGGAAAAAACGGATGTATAAATTTTTAGCGATAAATTGGAATAATGACCCTAAACAAGTTGCAAGCCTTCAAAAAATAAGCAGAATATTAGCCATTACAGTACTCCCTGTTGCATTTGCTATCCATACAGTAACCTCCTGGTTGTTTGCTACAACCTGGCGTCCGGGATGGGATAGTACCAACTTAGGCCCATATTTTGTTTCGGGAGCTTTTATGGCAGGTGCAGCAGTGATAATTGTCGCCATGTATTTTTTGAGAGTACAATTAAAACTTAAAGCTTATATAACTGAATTGCATTTTAACAGAATGGGGCATCTTTTAGTGTTATTATCACTTGTGTATCTTTACTTTAATATAAATGAATATCTCGGTCCTGCCTTTAAAATGGTTGGTGTTGAAGGTGAACATATTACAGAATTATTTACAGGAAAATATGCCCCTATGTATTGGTTAGTTCAGTTGGGAGGACTAATTTTACCAATCATTTTTTTAATATTCAGGCCATTTAGAAAACCTTTACCAATATTTATTATATCGTTATTCGTGATTTTGGGAGCATGGTTTAAGCGTTTTCTAATTGTTATCCCGTCACTACAACATCCTTATTTACCTATTCAAGGGGTGGACGAATCGTATTTACATTATAATCCTACTTGGGAAGAATGGGCCATCACAATGTCTTCTTTTGCTTGGTTCTTATTAATTATTACAGTTCTTATTAAATTATTTCCTGTAATCCCTGTTCTAAAAGAGAAACTTGATTCTGAAACTATCGTAAAACTAAATATTTTTAAAAATGAGAATTCATAATTATTTAAAAATGCATGTTTTGAAAGTTTTTATCCTTTTAGGCATAATAGGTCTCAATAACTCCATAATTTATGCACAAGACTCTAAGGAAGATGCGGTATTGGCTATTTCTTTCTCTGAAGAAAATGACCGTAAAGTAATCGTAACAAAAGCAACGGACCATTATGGCTTACCTATTGAGGATCTCGAATTATATTTTTATGTTAAAAGAACCTTTAGTTTATTACCTATTGGAG encodes the following:
- the nrfD gene encoding NrfD/PsrC family molybdoenzyme membrane anchor subunit; protein product: MRKAVQKQQKYRTKRGEVLLAHIVNTSLKYKLWIAFLLLIIFISGYAYYRQLKLGLIVTAMRDYTSWGIYISNFVFFVAISLVGSLFSSILKLNKNVWSRPLTRVSEIIAVAAIICASAIIIVDMGRPDRFFYVITHLRIQSPIIWDVIIISTYLVISLLLLYLSLLPDIALCRDRLIAIPKWKKRMYKFLAINWNNDPKQVASLQKISRILAITVLPVAFAIHTVTSWLFATTWRPGWDSTNLGPYFVSGAFMAGAAVIIVAMYFLRVQLKLKAYITELHFNRMGHLLVLLSLVYLYFNINEYLGPAFKMVGVEGEHITELFTGKYAPMYWLVQLGGLILPIIFLIFRPFRKPLPIFIISLFVILGAWFKRFLIVIPSLQHPYLPIQGVDESYLHYNPTWEEWAITMSSFAWFLLIITVLIKLFPVIPVLKEKLDSETIVKLNIFKNENS